From Faecalicatena sp. Marseille-Q4148:
GGAAAGATGCCGGAATATACTGTGCCAACGGCACAAATGCATTCTTAAAGACATGCTTTACCATAATATTGGCAGAAGAAACACCTTTTACTCTTGCCAGCTTAATATAGTCCTTATTTAATTCATCTACCATGTAACGTCTTGTCCAAAGTGCATAGCTTGCGATAGATGCCAGAGAAAGACATACAATCGGCAATACGCTTGTCTCACCCGGATTACGGGTAGAATAGATAGACGGATATCCCAGTACTTTTGAACCGAATGCCAACACAAGTGAATACGACACAAGACTCGGAACCGCATTTACAAATACCGTATATGCTGTACCAACATGATCAAAAAATCTGTCTTTATTCAGTGTCTGGATAATACCAATGATAACACCTACAAAAAGTGAGATCACAAGGGATATACATCCAAGTCTCATTGAAATTGTAAATTTCTCCCCGATAACATCTACAACCGGAACACCGTTCTGAATTCTTCTTGATTCACCAAAATCAAAACGAAGAATCTGCCCATAATAACGCGCCAGCTGCTCTGGTATCGGATCTAACAGTCCTGCTGCCTGTAACTGTTCATCTTTCTGTTCACGAGTAAGCTTAATCTGCTGATCTTCTGTAAAGAAGTAATCAGTTGGAAGCATACGCATCAAGAGAAAAACAATCGTTACAACAATCAGGACTGTTACAATAGATTGTAACAGTCGCTTGATTGTATACTTAAACATTATTTATTAAATTCCTCTGCGAATTTCTCGTAGTCTTCTGTAGTATAGGCTTCTGCAGAAGTCTCCCAGTTTTTGTACATGTAGTTTTGAATACCAAAGATTGCATTGGATCTTGAGTACTCATTGATCTTAGATAACTGCCATGAAATTTCCAGGTTGTATGGAATTGTCATTGCATGTTCGATCATATAAGCTTCTGCTTTTGCGTAAGCTTCATATCTCTTATCATTGTCATCTGTGATAGCATTGGCTTCATTTACAAGATTTGTAAATTCTTTCCATGTAGCGATCAGTTCAGGATCTGTAGCGTCATTGATGTATGTGTAGTAGTTTGAGTAGTAAGCTGACTCTTCACCATATGTTTCCTGACCTAAGAAGTTCTGAACATCACCGTAGTCAGCTCCCCAACCATTCATAACGATTGAGTGAAGACGTGGGTTTGTAACTTCCTGTGTAGAGCTGGATACATATGTTCCGATATTCAGTTTTACATAGTCATCACCAAGACATTCAGAGAAGATCTGTTTCAGTACAGTTGCACCGTCAAGAGATCCCTGAGATCCAGCCGGAATGTAGTAGTCGATTTCAACCGGGAATGTAACGCCTTTTGCTTTCAGCTCTTCCATTGCCTGTTTCTTGAATTCCTGACCTTTTTCTGTGTCAAGTCTTCTCATTGTCTTTCCGTCAGATTCCGGAAGGCCGATCAGTTCTTCAACTTTCTTAGTATATTCTGTTCCGTCAGAGAAGTATACAAGACCTTTCATTGTGTATGCTGTGTTCTCACAAACAAGCGGATTTACAAGATTTGATCTTTCATAAATCTTTGTCAGGTCAAGTCCGTAGTAGATAGACTTACGGAATGCTTCGTTTGCAACTGCTGTATTCCAGTTTGTATCGTCTGTTCCATCTTCGTTCTTCTTAGCATAGTTGAACTTCATCTGGTAAGAGTATTTCTTTGGAAGTTTCTCTGTCAGATAATCATGGTACTTGTTGTTCTCATCTTCGTAGATTGTTCTTAAGTTTGCTTCAGATAAGTCGATATTATCAATCTCACCTGTCTCATAGAGAGAGAATCCAACTGTTGTATCTTCGATTAATTTTACTGTAACTGTATCGAAGAGCTTACAGTCTTTATCCCAGTATTTCTCGTTCTTTGTAAGAGTCTTTGTATTACCCTGAATGAACTCTGTCAGGATGTATGGTCCATTGTACCATAACTGGTCGATTCCAGCTGATTTTACATTCTCAACACCGATTTCATCAAAGAATGCCTGAGAAATCGGATACAGACATGCAGACACTGCAAGTGTATCAAAGTATGGTGTCGGAGCTGCACAGTGGTAAATAACTGTGTAATCATCCGGTGTCTCAATTCCAACCATCTCTTTGAATTTCTCTTTGTCTAATGCCAATGCTTCTTCTGCTGAAAGTCCTGCTGTGTATTCGCGGTATTCTTTCGCACCTTTGATTGTTGCAGTAGGCATGGATGTGTTGTTACCTGCATCGTTCTTGTGAGAGTTCAGAATCCACTCAAGCGCTGTTACAAAGTCATCAGCGATCATGTCAGCCTTCTCATTTCCCTGCTGGTCTACCCATTTCACATCGTCTCTTAATTTGAATTTCCATGTAAGACCTGCGTCTTCTGTGCCCCATTCTGTTGCGATACCGGCAATGAGCTTACCTTTTTCATCTGTTTCAAGAAGACCTTCATTCGTATTACAAAGGACGTTCAAGTCATTTGCCATCTCTGTGTTCAGAATGAATACGTTCTCCATCTCACGGCTAGGAACCTCAAAAGTTACAAGATCCTTGATCTCTTCTGCTGCTCCGTCTTTTCCTTTGTCAGATCCGCCTTTTTTACCGCTTCCGCAGCCAACAGCTGATACTGCAAGTGCAGCTGCAAGTACAACTGCAAGCCATTTTGCTCTTTTTTTCATAACCTCTTCCTCCTTTTTATTAAGGTATGTGATAAAATCTGTAAAAAGTACAGTTTTTATCTGGACTACAGTACAAGAAAAATGCATCTTTATGCAACAATTATGAATCTTTAATCATTGTAAGGCTGTTTTTCATAAGATTGTGCATTTTTTTATTTTTCCGCGTAATGTAAGTGCTATTAGTTTATCATTTTACACATAACTCGTCAATATTTTTTTGTATCTTATTTTGATTTTGCACTATTTTCTGTCTATTTTCTTTTATTTTCTTTGTTTTTTCTGATATTTTTATCCGAACATGAATAAAATATAAAAAAAATGTATAGATTCAGAACATACATTCTATACTTTAGTCTATTTTTTCCATTCTGTACAACCATTTGTCAATAATCTGTTTTTGAATTTTTTTAATTCAAATCCTGCATTTTTCCAAACATCTATCTTATATGTTCACGATGTCGGTAAAAAAAAGAAGAATCTCCATCAGGAAAATTCTTCTTTTTCACTCTACCAGGAACCGCCTCCGCCTCCGCCGAATCCTCCGCCGGAGAATCCGCCTCCGGAAGAACTCGTTCCCTGAGTCGTACTCATATTTTTATAAACTTCGCCCATAGCATCATCCATACACCTTGTCATGGAATGTACCATATACATTGGCATATAGGTATCATAATAACCGCCATACCACCATTCCGGTTCCGGAACTGCCAATGTTTCAAACTTCTTCGCCCATGTATCTGTCAGACCAAACACATATGCGAAAGGCAGTACCCGATAAAAATAGGACGGATTTTCTTCCACCAGACGTTCCAGACGATCCAGTTCTGCCTTTTCAATAAATGTTCTCAGACCAAGCAGTCTCCCACTCATTTCTAATTTGTAAGCGGTTGGACAAAGTGTTGCGGAAGCCAGAAACATTGTGATCGTATTTGCCAGAAGCACAATCACTGCACATACTGGGAACAATCCGTAAAACAGTTCATAAATCACATACATAACTGTAAGAACAACCCATATCGCTGCACATATTTTTGTAACTCCCTGTTTTACAAACGCTTTGTTTCTCTGCCGCAGGAGCAGGAGAAGAAAAAAGACAATTTCCAGGATCAGGATTGCTGCCATACGAATACTGGACCCAATTCCAAGAAATGCTTCCGCACCTCCAACCCCAAACGCAAGCAGGATTCCTGCCGCAATTCCGCACACAGTACTGACAGTGGTAACATTCTTATCTTCCAGTTTGCGTTCTCCAAAGAAATAAGAAGACAGCGCTGCTTTCGCACTCGGAAGGCGCTTCGCCAGACGCTTTCCTGCCTCTTTCATTGTGGCAGTTGCACTTTTTCCAAACAGACCTTTGTAAAACACGCGGATATGCTCCGGTGTATCCATTGGCAGATCCTTCATTTTATGAAAAACAATCTTCGGATCTTTCTTACCATTTTGAATTTCTTCAATCGTAAGATACCCTTTCTCTGCCAACCAGAAAATCAACGACAAAATATCTTTGTCATCTGCACTGCCGTCAATAATATAACCTACCTCTGCACTGCTCATTCCTTCCGGCGGATAGAATTCTATTGTCTCTACAACTTTTTGTCTGCCACGTTTTGTTATAAAACGAAATACGGTAAAACACATCAGCACGATACTGAGCAGGGAGGCTATTACTGCCGGAATCACGCTTTCCTTTCTTTCCCCTACAAAATAGCCTTCCGGCAGTCTTGTAAATACGGTCAGACTTTCATGGGCTTGTAGTTCTTCCACAGTTCCATCAATCCTGTTTTCATTTACCGCCCAGGAGGCGCGTTCCGTATCTCTGCTCTCAAATGCCCCGGCATAAATTTCTGCACCGGAGAGATCTGCATCCTTTTCAAATGTTACATGAAACTCTGTATGATTGATTCCGGTATCCCATCCATTTCCAATCAGATTATAAAACAATTCATCATATTCGCTGATTCTGTCATCACCCATATCAAGCACATAAGTAATCTCGTATTCAGCCGGACCGATTATCGTTTCATCTTCATCTCCGATAATAATTCTCTTCGCACCATCTTCATTCTCTACCTCGTATGGCGCACCCTTTACCTTTATCTCTTCCACTTTTACCCGATAGTAGAACTTCTTCATCTTTCCATCTACTTCCCGGTTTACTTTCAGTGACAGTGGAATATCTCGATAAATTCCATGCCGCGGCTCATGAAATTGAACAGAAATCTCTTCTTTTACCTCAACAACCGCATCTTCCCTCACATTGGCATCGATCAGAAAATTCTTAATCTCATACCCGGCTGATGCGTTTGCCTCTGTTCCTCCTAAAGCTGTAAGAAGTACAAACGCTGTCAGCCACAGCAACCCTTGTTTGATTTTATTTTTCATAGGCTTTCTCCTAAAAAGCAACACCTGACATTTCCTGTTCTTCTTCATGCGCTTCAAACATTTCCCGCTTTTCAAAACCGAACATCCCTGCAATGAGATTCGTCGGAACAGTCATTGTCAGCGCATTGTATTCTCGCACAACAGCATTATAATATTTCCGTGACTGCGCAATATCTTCTTCGGAAGCTTTGAGCTGACTCATCAGTTCCCGATAATTTTCATTTGCTTTCAAATCCGGATACCCTTCTGCCAGAGCAGAAATCTGATGAAGTGCGCCGGAAATCTGCTGTTCTTCTCTTCGCATCTCTCCCATCGTCAGAGCCGATGCACCTGCATTTCTTGCTGCAATCACCTTTTCCAGTGTCCCTGCTTCATAAGCTGTATAGCTTTTCACTGCTTCCACAAGGTTCGGAATCAGGTCCGAGCGCTTCTTCATATAAACATCCATTGTGGAAAATGCTTCCTCACAGCTAATTCTTGCCTTTACGAGCCGATTATACATTCCTACAAAAACTGCACCGATAATGACAATTGTCATAACGATAAACAGCAGCACAATGATGAACGCCTTCATAGTCATTCCTCCCATCCGATCATTTTTACGCTTCTATGCTACAGTAATTCTTTTCAGATCTTCCACCCAAAGAGCTGCACATGCATCGCTTGGCATCTTCAGATCTCCTCTCGGAGAAAGCCCTACTTCATTTACCTTCGGTCCGTCCGGCATACAGGAACGCTTAAATTGCTGAGAGAAAAATCTCCAGTAAAACTTACAGAGCCAGCGATAAATTTCTTCCGGCTCATACACTCCGGCAAACGCATGGACAGCCAGACGATAAATTTTGCTCGGCGTAAATCCATAGCGCATCATATAAAACAAAAAGAAATCATGAAGTTCATACGGTCCGACAAGATCTTCTGTCTTCTGTGCAATCTCTCCTTCTTTTGGAGGAAGCAGTTCCGGACTTACCGGTGTCTCCAACACATCCAGCAATACCTTCTTCAATTGCTGATCTTCGCAGTGCTCAGCATAATATTGAACAATATAACGAACCTGTGTCTTCGGAACGCCTGCGTTGACTCCGTACATAGACATATGATCCCCATTATACGTCGCCCATCCAAGCGCCAGTTCTGACATATCTCCCGTTCCGATTACAAGACCTCCCAGTTCATTTGCCACATCCATCAGAATCTGCGTGCGCTCTCTTGCCTGAGAATTCTCATAAGTTACATCATGAACAGTCTCATCATGTCCAATATCCTGAAAATGCTGTTTCACAGCCTCTTTGATCGGAATCTCCTGCAAAGTTGTTCCAAGCTTTTCTGCCATCAGACACGCATTCGTATAGGTACGATCTGTCGTTCCAAAGCATGGCATCGTAACTGCCCGGATATTTTTTCGTTCCAATCCTGCCATATCAAATGCTTTTGCAGTAACAAGAAGCGCCAGTGTAGAATCCAGCCCTCCTGAAATTCCAACGACGGCGTGCTTCGCATTGGTATGCGTCAATCGTTTCTTTAATCCCATTGCCTGCAGCATCAGAAGTTCCTTCATCGCTTCGTCACAGGCATCTTTTTGTTCCGGGATGAACGGATTTGCTTGTATATGTCTCGTTAAAGTGATTTCTTCTGCTTCAACATAAAACGGCACACGAATGTGATCCTGTTCTTCCGGCTGAAATGTCGTATTTTTTCTGCGCTCACTGATCAGTTTCTGCACATCGATTTCACTGTAAATGATTTCGTTGCTAAATTGCTCTGATTCGCAGAGAAGTTCTCCATGTTCCAGAATCATATTATGACCGTCAAATACAAGGTCTGTCGTTGATTCCCCTTCTCCTGCATTGGCATATACATAACCGGCAAACAACCGCATCGAATGTGCTGCCAGAAGATTTCTTCTCATCTGTGATTTCCCCATCGTCTCATCGCTGGCAGAACAATTGACAATTACCGTTGCTCCTGCCCTTGCAGCTTCAATACTCGGCGGAATCGCTGACCACACATCTTCACAGATTTCTGCTGAAACGACAAGTTCTTCCATGGTAACTGCCTGGAAAAGCAGCTGTGGTCCAAATGGAATCCGCTCTCCGTCAAACAAAATCCATTTTGCCTCCGCAGGTCCCGGCTGAAACTGTCTCATATCATAAAATTCTCCATAATTAGGAAGAAATGTTTTCGTTACAATTCCAAGAATTGCACCGTGATTTAATACGACAGCCGTATTATAAAGCTTATGTTCAATTTCTAGCGGCGCTCCCACAAAGAAAAGTCCATCCATATGTTCTGTTGCCTCTGCCAGTATATGAACTGCCTCTTTCGTCTGCTTCAGCAGAAGTTCCTGGCCGAACAGATCACCGCATGTATAACCGGTCAGACAGAGCTCCGGAAATACAACAACCTTCGCCCCCTGTCGTTCTGTTTCTTTCATTGCTTCTAAAATCTTTTCCATATTATAAGCCACATCGGCAACTCGTATCTCTGCTGTCGCTGCCGCCACTTTTACAAACCCATTTTTCATCTTCATTTTCCCTTTCTCACAGGCCGTTTCAGCGTCTTATCGATTTGCTTTCTTTAGGAGCTCCTTCAACTCTTCTATAGAAAATGTGTAATTCCGATTACAGAAGTGGCAATTCATCTCCACTTCCTTTCCTTCGCTAATCAAGCTCTGGAGTTCTTTGCGCCCAATGCTGATCAGTGCGCGCTCCACACGCTCTTTAGAACAATTGCAATAAAACTCTGCCGGCATCTGATCGGTAAATTCCACATCCATCCCCTGAAGCACTTCCTGAAGAATCTGTTCCGGTGTATATCCGCGGTCCAGCATTGCCGTAACAGAATCAATTTTTTTAATATTTTCTTCCAGACGATCAACAACTGCATCTTCGACAAACGGCATGACCTGAACGATAAATCCTCCTGCCTGACGCACAGTATTATCTTTATTCATCAAAACACCCAGGCCGACAGAAGACGGGATCTGCTCGGATGTTGCAAAATAATATGTCAGGTCTTCTGCAATCTCACTCGTATGCAGAATTGTCTGTCCCACATACGGTTCCTTCAGTCCCATATCCTTAATCACATTCAGGATTCCAAGTCCCAGCGCCTCAGCTACATCAAGCTTTCCTTTGGCATTTGCGTGAATCAGCACTTCCGGATTGTTCACATAGCCTTTTACCCGGCCCTGATTGTCGGCTGTTACCGTCAGTCCTCCAATCGGTCCGTCACACTGAATCTGAAGCGTCAAAAGATCACTCTCATTCTTCATCATACTTCCCATCATCGTTCCGGCTGTCAAAAGCCGTCCCAGAGCAGCCGTTGCTACCGGACTTGTATTGTGCGCTTGTCTTGCAGCCTCTACCGTATCCTTTGTCGTTGCTGCAAACGCCCTGATCTGATTGCCTGCCGCTGTTGCTCTTACAATATAATCTGTCATAATCTCTCTTCTCCCTCTAATTCTTGTTTCATTTATTCCATTTTCTGGTTTATCTGTTATCTGCCATCTTCTGACACTCTCTTGCAACTACATAAATACGCTCACTCATTTCAGATGGCGCTTCTTCTGTAAATGCCTCATAAGCTGTCACAAACTCCAGCCCTGCCTTCCCAAGAAGCTCCTTCATCGTCTCTAACTCATACGCTTTCTGATAATGTGTTTCCTGATATCTCCGATACAGATCTTCTTCCTCCCGGATAAACAGACTCAACTCATACTCATTAATTTTTTCTTCTTCATAATAATAATTATCCCAGATAAAACTGCATTCTTCCCTGCTCTCCGCAATCGTACGATCTCCAAGTAATTCCCGGTATTTGTACGTTGTATTAAAATCAAAAATAAATATACCGCCCGGATCCAGATAATTATTCACGAGCCGAAATACTTCACAGAGTTCTTCTTCCTCTGTAATATAATTCAATGAATCACAGACACTGATCACTGCCCGGACAGTTCCATATAATTCGAACTCCCGCATATCCTGCAGTAAATACAGAATATCATGTCCCGATGCGATCCGTTTATCCATCGCAATTTCAAGCATCTCTTCTGATACATCGACACCGATCATATCATATCCATTTTGTGCCATTATCTCGGTGAGTGTTCCGGTACCGCATCCCAGATCCAGAAGCAGACCATCCCGGATGTCATACTGAACTAATCGTTTTCTAATATAAGCAGCCCATTCTTCATATGGAATGTTATCCATGAATGTATCATAGACCGCCGCAAACCCTGTATATGCTTCCATGTTATTCCTCCTGTTTCATCTTCCCATTATAGCAAGACTGTCTCTCGATGTCGATATCTTTACACAAGGATTTCCATCGCTTTTTCCTATTAATATACTTCACTTCCGAACGGCATCAGCGCCAGCTTAGCAAGTTTAAACTGCTGTATTCCGAACGGAATACCGATGATCGTAGCACAAAGCACTGCCCCGATCAGAACTGATTCTAATGCCAGCGGCAGCCCTGA
This genomic window contains:
- a CDS encoding ABC transporter permease — encoded protein: MFKYTIKRLLQSIVTVLIVVTIVFLLMRMLPTDYFFTEDQQIKLTREQKDEQLQAAGLLDPIPEQLARYYGQILRFDFGESRRIQNGVPVVDVIGEKFTISMRLGCISLVISLFVGVIIGIIQTLNKDRFFDHVGTAYTVFVNAVPSLVSYSLVLAFGSKVLGYPSIYSTRNPGETSVLPIVCLSLASIASYALWTRRYMVDELNKDYIKLARVKGVSSANIMVKHVFKNAFVPLAQYIPASFLYTIGGSLLVERFFSVPGMGPLLTDAIVRYDVNVVQTLVILYAVLGTLGVFLGDVLMMLLDPRIKLVGKGGTR
- a CDS encoding DUF2207 domain-containing protein: MKNKIKQGLLWLTAFVLLTALGGTEANASAGYEIKNFLIDANVREDAVVEVKEEISVQFHEPRHGIYRDIPLSLKVNREVDGKMKKFYYRVKVEEIKVKGAPYEVENEDGAKRIIIGDEDETIIGPAEYEITYVLDMGDDRISEYDELFYNLIGNGWDTGINHTEFHVTFEKDADLSGAEIYAGAFESRDTERASWAVNENRIDGTVEELQAHESLTVFTRLPEGYFVGERKESVIPAVIASLLSIVLMCFTVFRFITKRGRQKVVETIEFYPPEGMSSAEVGYIIDGSADDKDILSLIFWLAEKGYLTIEEIQNGKKDPKIVFHKMKDLPMDTPEHIRVFYKGLFGKSATATMKEAGKRLAKRLPSAKAALSSYFFGERKLEDKNVTTVSTVCGIAAGILLAFGVGGAEAFLGIGSSIRMAAILILEIVFFLLLLLRQRNKAFVKQGVTKICAAIWVVLTVMYVIYELFYGLFPVCAVIVLLANTITMFLASATLCPTAYKLEMSGRLLGLRTFIEKAELDRLERLVEENPSYFYRVLPFAYVFGLTDTWAKKFETLAVPEPEWWYGGYYDTYMPMYMVHSMTRCMDDAMGEVYKNMSTTQGTSSSGGGFSGGGFGGGGGGSW
- a CDS encoding LemA family protein, giving the protein MKAFIIVLLFIVMTIVIIGAVFVGMYNRLVKARISCEEAFSTMDVYMKKRSDLIPNLVEAVKSYTAYEAGTLEKVIAARNAGASALTMGEMRREEQQISGALHQISALAEGYPDLKANENYRELMSQLKASEEDIAQSRKYYNAVVREYNALTMTVPTNLIAGMFGFEKREMFEAHEEEQEMSGVAF
- a CDS encoding NAD(+) synthase, which produces MKNGFVKVAAATAEIRVADVAYNMEKILEAMKETERQGAKVVVFPELCLTGYTCGDLFGQELLLKQTKEAVHILAEATEHMDGLFFVGAPLEIEHKLYNTAVVLNHGAILGIVTKTFLPNYGEFYDMRQFQPGPAEAKWILFDGERIPFGPQLLFQAVTMEELVVSAEICEDVWSAIPPSIEAARAGATVIVNCSASDETMGKSQMRRNLLAAHSMRLFAGYVYANAGEGESTTDLVFDGHNMILEHGELLCESEQFSNEIIYSEIDVQKLISERRKNTTFQPEEQDHIRVPFYVEAEEITLTRHIQANPFIPEQKDACDEAMKELLMLQAMGLKKRLTHTNAKHAVVGISGGLDSTLALLVTAKAFDMAGLERKNIRAVTMPCFGTTDRTYTNACLMAEKLGTTLQEIPIKEAVKQHFQDIGHDETVHDVTYENSQARERTQILMDVANELGGLVIGTGDMSELALGWATYNGDHMSMYGVNAGVPKTQVRYIVQYYAEHCEDQQLKKVLLDVLETPVSPELLPPKEGEIAQKTEDLVGPYELHDFFLFYMMRYGFTPSKIYRLAVHAFAGVYEPEEIYRWLCKFYWRFFSQQFKRSCMPDGPKVNEVGLSPRGDLKMPSDACAALWVEDLKRITVA
- the hslO gene encoding Hsp33 family molecular chaperone HslO, which encodes MTDYIVRATAAGNQIRAFAATTKDTVEAARQAHNTSPVATAALGRLLTAGTMMGSMMKNESDLLTLQIQCDGPIGGLTVTADNQGRVKGYVNNPEVLIHANAKGKLDVAEALGLGILNVIKDMGLKEPYVGQTILHTSEIAEDLTYYFATSEQIPSSVGLGVLMNKDNTVRQAGGFIVQVMPFVEDAVVDRLEENIKKIDSVTAMLDRGYTPEQILQEVLQGMDVEFTDQMPAEFYCNCSKERVERALISIGRKELQSLISEGKEVEMNCHFCNRNYTFSIEELKELLKKANR
- a CDS encoding class I SAM-dependent methyltransferase; the protein is MEAYTGFAAVYDTFMDNIPYEEWAAYIRKRLVQYDIRDGLLLDLGCGTGTLTEIMAQNGYDMIGVDVSEEMLEIAMDKRIASGHDILYLLQDMREFELYGTVRAVISVCDSLNYITEEEELCEVFRLVNNYLDPGGIFIFDFNTTYKYRELLGDRTIAESREECSFIWDNYYYEEEKINEYELSLFIREEEDLYRRYQETHYQKAYELETMKELLGKAGLEFVTAYEAFTEEAPSEMSERIYVVARECQKMADNR